Proteins encoded by one window of Pseudonocardia alni:
- a CDS encoding CHRD domain-containing protein: MAALAFTASPALAEDAPVPEPPTFTSTLTATLTPDAVRADDGAPVPGQQGASGQFTLRLNSQQDIVCYDIRMTGVTPPFSSPARTATHLQEGQPNESGNPRMVFPDPQGPPGGPMTSTGCLQGPFTTGVVVGGVDTGTGFTVKDLEANPAAWFVDTHTEQYRTGAVRGQLSKTG, from the coding sequence GTGGCGGCACTGGCATTCACCGCGTCACCGGCGCTGGCCGAGGACGCACCCGTACCGGAGCCCCCCACGTTCACCAGCACGCTCACCGCGACCCTGACCCCGGACGCGGTCCGCGCCGACGACGGCGCACCGGTGCCCGGCCAGCAGGGCGCGAGCGGACAGTTCACCCTGCGCCTGAACAGCCAGCAGGACATCGTCTGCTACGACATCCGGATGACCGGGGTCACCCCGCCGTTCAGCAGCCCCGCGCGGACCGCCACGCACCTGCAGGAGGGGCAGCCGAACGAGTCCGGCAACCCGCGGATGGTCTTCCCGGACCCGCAGGGCCCGCCCGGTGGCCCGATGACCAGCACGGGCTGCCTGCAGGGGCCGTTCACCACCGGCGTGGTCGTCGGCGGCGTCGACACCGGCACCGGGTTCACGGTCAAGGACCTGGAGGCCAACCCGGCGGCCTGGTTCGTCGACACCCACACCGAGCAGTACCGGACCGGCGCGGTGCGCGGGCAGCTGTCCAAGACGGGCTGA